A window of the Polypterus senegalus isolate Bchr_013 chromosome 4, ASM1683550v1, whole genome shotgun sequence genome harbors these coding sequences:
- the LOC120527574 gene encoding small integral membrane protein 43-like, with the protein MNDGVRSGSYFPTHRTSPFASALRIQMPSPRRFIVTSTSLPLNVDWDLNILIYVAIFLLLFLLLVLLLFLVIKQLRNSVAAVALQPSRSVREPWRLCREQAV; encoded by the coding sequence ATGAATGATGGGGTAAGATCAGGCAGTTACTTTCCGACGCACAGGACTTCTCCATTCGCCAGTGCCTTGAGGATCCAAATGCCGTCCCCACGGAGGTTTATTGTGACGTCCACATCTTTGCCCCTGAATGTGGACTGGGATTTGAACATCCTTATCTATGTGGCAATTTTTTTGCTCCTCTTTCTCTTGCTGGTGCTTCTGCTGTTCCTGGTGATAAAGCAGCTGAGAAACTCAGTGGCAGCTGTAGCTTTGCAGCCGAGCCGCTCAGTGAGAGAGCCCTGGCGCCTGTGCCGAGAGCAAGCAGTCTGA